The following nucleotide sequence is from Halococcus salsus.
GTGGGCTGGCGGAAAAGGGAAGAAACTGGTCGCGATAGCGCTCGGATGGGGCCTCCTGAACGGGACGCGGATGATCTATCCGGTGTTGTTGCCATCGCTGAGTGAGAGCTTCGACCTTACGCTCACCACTGCTGGCTTGTTGGTCACCTTCATCTGGATCACCTACGCGATCGGGCAAGTCCCGGGTGGTGCGCTGGCCGATCGATACGGTGAGCGGACGATACTGACAACGGGGTTGATGATCGTCGCCGGTGCAGTGTCGTTGGTCGTTCTCGCCCCGACGACGTGGAGCTTGTTCGCTGCAACCGGACTGATCGGTGTTGGACTCTCCCTGTATCCCGTTGCCCGGATCACCGTTCTTTCGGACCTCTATCCCGACCGCATCGGCCGTGTGTTGGGGATAACGATGGCAGCAGGCGATACTGGTCAGACAGTCCTTCCGTTGGTCGCTGGCGTTCTCATCGGCCTCACGTGGCAGGCCGGCCTCGTCTTCGTCGTGCCCCTTCTCGTGGTGGTTGCGATCGCCGTCTGGCGAGCGCTCCCATCGACCGTCCCGTCCGACACGGCAGACACGGAGCTGACCTTCCAACGAGCGACGAACGTTCTCCGTGAACTCTACCACCCGACGTTAGTGATCATGGTAGTTATCCTAACGTTATATATCGGCGTTTTGCAGACGTTCTCGGCATTCTATCCCACGTATCTGATCAACGACAAAGGGTTTTCCTCGACGACAGCGAGCGCGCTCTTCAGTCTGTTCTTCGCTTTCGGTATCGTCGCGAAACCGCTTGCCGGGGTTGCGTACGATGTGATCGGGATTCGGCGTTCGCTTCCGGTCATACTCAGCGGAGCGATCGTCGGATTCGCCCTTCTCCCCTTTCTCGATCAGTTCTGGTTACTCGCAGCAGATACAGTTCTCATCAGTTCGATGCTGGGGTCGGGTGCAATCACCCAATCATATCTCTCGGAAACGATTCCACCGGAGATAGAGGGGACGGGGCTAGGAGCTGTCCGATCAAGCGCTTCGTTGCTGGCCTCCATGGGACCGGTGCTCTTCGGCGCTGTAGCCGAGCGCGGATTTTTTAACGAGGGGTATCTCTCGTTAGCACTGCTGATGGCTGTTGTCACGTTGCTCACGTTTCGACTTCCTGCCGAAGCCAATTAGAGGTCTGACTTTTGGAGCTAGTTGTGACTGTTTTCCCCATCTTGAATATCGATCACTTCAAGGATAACGAAAGTACATCCAGCCAATTCGGCGTATCTAGCGAATCAGAGAGCTCCGACGACGACTAAAAGAGTGCCTTCTGGATGCATGCCCGACATCATATTGCCGGACAGAAATGGATACGGTACGAGTGTATCCACAGTGTCCCGATATGGTACGCTAGGGTGGCAAAGTATGCGAGGCAAATCCCCGCAACGGTAGCACCGACCGGCCTTGCCCTGTTCTCGATGTGAACTACATCCCGTGTTCGGAGGGCTCTATTGAATCGCTGTAAGGCAGTAGATTTCACTGTTTGACGGAGCGTTTGATGTTGTAGACGAGGCACATCAGGGCGATCTCCCGAAACTCTCGATACCACTCACGCGCTCGCACGGCGAAGCCGAGCGAGCGCTTCACGGCTGAGTTCACCGTTTCGGTCATTGACCGCTGTGCGTAGAGATCCTCGTCGATTCGAGCGT
It contains:
- a CDS encoding MFS transporter, whose product is MIYPVLLPSLSESFDLTLTTAGLLVTFIWITYAIGQVPGGALADRYGERTILTTGLMIVAGAVSLVVLAPTTWSLFAATGLIGVGLSLYPVARITVLSDLYPDRIGRVLGITMAAGDTGQTVLPLVAGVLIGLTWQAGLVFVVPLLVVVAIAVWRALPSTVPSDTADTELTFQRATNVLRELYHPTLVIMVVILTLYIGVLQTFSAFYPTYLINDKGFSSTTASALFSLFFAFGIVAKPLAGVAYDVIGIRRSLPVILSGAIVGFALLPFLDQFWLLAADTVLISSMLGSGAITQSYLSETIPPEIEGTGLGAVRSSASLLASMGPVLFGAVAERGFFNEGYLSLALLMAVVTLLTFRLPAEAN